In Salmo trutta chromosome 37, fSalTru1.1, whole genome shotgun sequence, the following proteins share a genomic window:
- the LOC115176776 gene encoding induced myeloid leukemia cell differentiation protein Mcl-1 homolog, whose product MSLSFTRATTTILNFQNGVVGGSSYPAGTPLCYFGETVCAGASPKSKVDTDLGNGTGDTPPRPTKLGVNVVKSNVQGNHISDRSNDDDSDGSLPCTPQMASECGPELSNCPSGDEVLEHDTRQLIENLLGDYTGLSPPRWKQSKALTTMTRVVKDIIAKHQYAYNGMIAKLELDDRSDDMSFINSVAKTLFSDGTTNWGRIASLVAFGAVVSQRLKEMGRGHCIELVGQNIATYLLSDQRDWLVKNNAWNGFVEFFHVQDPESSVRNALIAFAGFAGLGATLAMLIR is encoded by the exons ATGAGTCTGTCGTTTACACGAGCCACAACTACGATTTTGAATTTTCAAAATGGAGTCGTCGGAGGCTCTTCGTACCCTGCTGGTACCCCTTTGTGCTATTTCGGCGAGACTGTATGTGCTGGGGCGTCACCGAAGTCAAAAGTGGATACTGACTTGGGTAATGGGACTGGCGACACCCCACCACGACCCACGAAGTTAGGAGTGAATGTCGTGAAAAGCAACGTCCAGGGTAATCATATCTCAGACCGAAGCAACGATGACGACTCTGACGGTTCTTTGCCGTGCACTCCACAGATGGCGTCAGAATGTGGGCCTGAACTATCGAATTGTCCATCGGGCGATGAAGTATTAGAACATGATACAAGACAACTAATTGAAAACTTATTGGGGGACTATACAGGACTGTCTCCGCCTCGTTGGAAGCAAAGCAAGGCTCTTACGACGATGACGCGAGTGGTGAAGGATATAATTGCGAAGCACCAATACGCATACAATG gtATGATCGCCAAACTTGAACTCGATGACCGAAGCGACGACATGAGTTTCATCAATTCTGTGGCCAAGACCCTGTTCAGTGATGGGACCACCAACTGGGGTCGCATCGCCAGCCTGGTGGCATTTGGAGCAGTGGTGAGCCAGCGCTTGAAGGAGATGGGCAGGGGACACTGCATTGAGTTGGTGGGCCAAAATATCGCCACATACCTCCTCTCTGACCAAAGGGACTGGCTGGTCAAAAACAATGCTTGG AATGGATTTGTAGAGTTCTTTCATGTGCAAGATCCAGAGTCCTCAGTAAGGAACGCCCTCATAGCCTTTGCTGGATTTGCTGGGCTTGGGGCAACGCTCGCCATGTTGATCAGGTGA